One region of Limnospira fusiformis SAG 85.79 genomic DNA includes:
- a CDS encoding acyltransferase family protein — protein sequence MVKSEHRDDPMSSLQSRKKFLELDLLRVLAIALVISSHATAYLGWSPHINQLMKFPGSIGVGLFLYLSGFLCQRSQNNNQSNQTRWEVLQKRLVRIFPLYWLSLLAFIVIFHFLSIFHNFDFSPLPTTVIAHFLGLHLVLRSSYVSRSPTLWYIGGLVIYYLLFSLMSKLNFKKFLALNILLFVSAILLKIFFKNQSIHIIDNRLIMNYPIFLTGVIVGKFDPNFLFLRRYIRLTLFLSLTASLLFRIFYGQNLIGTHTFLIDWQDIKFYLYIFVWTIFFLNLGILVTPLMLKASKKIEYFATISYAIYLFHRPIYGLIYGLLLSLDLGSKTIRTIMFPLATLLLIIASQYITSFDINVLQPKATQVMRKLFPKTATK from the coding sequence ATGGTTAAGAGTGAACATCGTGATGACCCGATGTCATCCCTTCAATCGCGAAAAAAATTTTTAGAACTCGACTTGTTAAGAGTCCTAGCTATTGCTTTGGTTATCTCCAGCCATGCAACGGCTTATCTAGGTTGGTCTCCTCATATTAACCAACTGATGAAATTCCCGGGATCTATTGGTGTGGGTCTGTTTCTCTATCTGTCAGGATTTCTTTGTCAACGCTCTCAAAACAATAATCAGTCTAATCAGACCAGATGGGAAGTTCTTCAGAAAAGACTTGTTCGGATTTTCCCTCTTTACTGGTTATCTCTTCTTGCTTTTATTGTAATATTTCATTTTCTGTCAATTTTTCATAATTTCGATTTTTCTCCATTACCCACTACGGTAATAGCTCACTTTTTAGGTCTACATCTAGTTCTAAGAAGTAGTTACGTTTCTAGGAGCCCAACTCTCTGGTATATTGGTGGTTTGGTAATCTACTATTTACTTTTTAGTCTAATGAGCAAATTGAACTTTAAAAAGTTTTTGGCTCTAAACATATTACTTTTTGTATCGGCGATTTTGCTGAAAATATTTTTCAAGAATCAATCAATCCATATTATTGATAACAGGCTTATCATGAATTATCCTATTTTCTTAACAGGCGTGATTGTAGGTAAATTTGATCCAAATTTTTTGTTTTTAAGACGCTACATTAGATTGACTCTGTTTTTGTCTCTAACTGCTTCTTTACTTTTTAGGATTTTTTATGGACAGAATCTAATTGGGACTCACACTTTTTTGATTGATTGGCAGGACATAAAATTTTATTTGTACATTTTTGTATGGACAATATTTTTTCTGAATTTGGGGATACTCGTAACTCCATTAATGCTAAAAGCATCTAAGAAAATTGAGTATTTTGCGACGATTAGTTATGCTATATACCTATTTCATAGACCGATTTATGGACTAATCTATGGGTTACTTTTGAGCCTAGATTTAGGGTCAAAAACAATCAGAACTATTATGTTTCCACTTGCTACACTTCTACTAATAATCGCCTCACAGTATATCACGAGTTTTGATATTAATGTTCTCCAACCTAAAGCAACCCAGGTAATGAGAAAGCTCTTCCCTAAAACAGCCACGAAGTGA
- a CDS encoding GIY-YIG nuclease family protein, producing the protein MILDRPYCKIGFSKHPQKRLKQLQTGNPRRLILLAVCNLPNSFEKEFHRFFKKYKFNNEWFLIPPNELDCILFVLKLMENQGIQLKLPLDDC; encoded by the coding sequence ATGATTTTAGATAGACCATACTGCAAAATTGGTTTCTCCAAACACCCCCAAAAAAGACTAAAACAATTACAGACTGGGAACCCTCGCCGATTAATATTATTGGCAGTATGTAACTTGCCTAATAGTTTTGAAAAAGAATTTCATCGTTTTTTTAAAAAATATAAATTCAATAATGAATGGTTTTTGATTCCACCCAATGAACTTGACTGCATTCTATTTGTATTGAAACTCATGGAAAATCAAGGGATTCAGTTAAAGTTGCCATTAGATGATTGCTAA
- a CDS encoding WD40 repeat domain-containing protein — MTSFIERLNKLYPEKRRYALEEIPKHLVNTAQTARLHQVLTDFDFMQAKLAECGVQALIEDYDLAMSSDVLLNPEQTETLQLIAGTLRLSAHILASDTTQLAGQLWGRLLSFENPEIVALLEQGKQWRGKPWFCPLTANLTPPGGPLIRTLTGHSGEVLAVAIAPDGKRAVSASWDDTLKLWDLETGTELATLTGHSDWVNAVAIAPDGKRAVSASDDNTLKLWDLETGTELATLTGHSGWVMAVAIAPDGKRAVSASDDNTLKLWDLETGTELATLTGHSNTVWAVAIAPDGKRAVSASGSLFGSEDNTLKLWDLETGTELATLTGHSSGVNAVAIAPDGKRAVSASGDNTLKLWDLETGTELATLSGHSWWVNAVAIAPDGKRAVSASWDETLKLWDLETGTELATLTGHSDPVNAVAIAPDGKRAVSASDDKTLKLWDLETGTELATLTGHSRWVNAVAIAPDGKRAVSASRDNTLKLWDLETGTELATLTGHSGGVRAVAIAPDGKRAVSASYDKTLKLWDLERGTELATLTGHSSRVTAVAIAPDGKRAVSASEDETLKLWDLETGTELATLTGHSGQVLAVAIAPGRKRAVSASDDNTLKLWDLETGTELATLTGHSGGVNAVAIAPDGKRAVSASYDNTLKLWDLETGTELATLTGHSSWVGGVAIAPDGKRAVSASRDYTLKLWDLETGKELATFTGDGAMSSCAVAPDGVTVAAGDEAGVVHFLRLEGLRG; from the coding sequence ATGACCAGCTTTATTGAACGGCTCAACAAATTATATCCAGAAAAGCGGCGCTATGCCTTAGAAGAAATCCCTAAGCATCTCGTTAACACCGCCCAAACTGCACGGCTGCACCAAGTGCTGACGGATTTTGACTTTATGCAGGCAAAACTGGCGGAGTGCGGGGTGCAAGCGTTAATAGAAGATTACGATTTGGCGATGAGTTCGGATGTCTTGCTGAACCCGGAACAGACGGAAACCCTGCAATTAATCGCGGGGACGTTGCGGCTATCGGCTCATATTTTAGCCTCGGATACAACCCAACTGGCGGGGCAGCTTTGGGGGCGGTTGCTGTCCTTTGAGAATCCAGAAATTGTGGCTTTACTGGAACAGGGAAAACAATGGCGTGGAAAACCCTGGTTTTGTCCTCTCACAGCTAATCTCACCCCTCCCGGCGGGCCACTAATTCGCACCCTCACAGGGCATAGTGGCGAGGTACTAGCAGTAGCGATCGCCCCGGACGGGAAACGAGCCGTCTCGGCATCCTGGGATGACACCCTGAAACTGTGGGATTTGGAGACGGGGACGGAACTGGCTACCCTCACCGGGCATAGTGACTGGGTAAATGCAGTAGCGATCGCCCCGGACGGGAAACGAGCCGTCTCGGCATCCGATGATAACACCCTGAAACTGTGGGATTTGGAGACGGGGACGGAACTGGCCACCCTCACCGGGCATAGTGGCTGGGTAATGGCAGTAGCGATCGCCCCCGACGGGAAACGAGCCGTCTCGGCATCGGATGATAACACCCTGAAACTGTGGGATTTGGAGACGGGGACGGAACTGGCTACCCTCACCGGGCATAGTAACACGGTATGGGCAGTAGCGATCGCCCCGGACGGGAAACGAGCGGTCTCGGCATCCGGCTCGTTGTTCGGTTCAGAGGATAACACCCTGAAACTGTGGGATTTGGAGACGGGGACGGAACTGGCTACCCTCACCGGGCATAGTAGCGGGGTAAATGCAGTAGCGATCGCCCCGGACGGGAAACGAGCGGTCTCGGCATCGGGGGATAACACCCTGAAACTGTGGGATTTGGAGACGGGGACGGAACTGGCTACCCTCAGCGGACATAGTTGGTGGGTAAATGCAGTAGCGATCGCCCCCGACGGGAAACGAGCGGTCTCGGCATCGTGGGATGAAACCCTGAAACTGTGGGATTTGGAGACGGGGACGGAACTGGCTACCCTCACAGGGCATAGTGACCCGGTAAATGCAGTAGCGATCGCCCCCGACGGGAAACGAGCGGTCTCGGCATCCGATGATAAAACCCTGAAACTGTGGGATTTGGAGACGGGGACGGAACTGGCTACCCTCACCGGGCATAGTCGCTGGGTAAATGCAGTAGCGATCGCCCCGGACGGGAAACGAGCGGTCTCGGCATCCAGGGATAACACCCTGAAACTGTGGGATTTGGAGACGGGGACGGAACTGGCTACCCTCACCGGGCATAGTGGCGGGGTAAGAGCAGTAGCGATCGCCCCGGACGGGAAACGAGCGGTCTCGGCATCCTATGATAAAACCCTGAAACTGTGGGATTTGGAGAGGGGGACGGAACTGGCTACCCTCACCGGGCATAGTAGCAGGGTAACAGCAGTAGCGATCGCCCCGGACGGGAAACGAGCGGTCTCGGCATCGGAGGATGAAACCCTGAAACTGTGGGATTTGGAGACGGGGACGGAACTGGCTACCCTCACCGGGCATAGTGGCCAGGTACTAGCAGTAGCGATCGCCCCCGGCAGGAAACGAGCCGTCTCGGCATCGGATGATAACACCCTGAAACTGTGGGATTTGGAGACGGGGACGGAACTGGCTACCCTCACCGGGCATAGTGGCGGGGTAAATGCAGTAGCGATCGCCCCGGACGGGAAACGAGCGGTCTCGGCATCCTATGATAACACCCTGAAACTGTGGGATTTGGAGACGGGGACGGAACTGGCTACCCTCACCGGGCATAGTAGCTGGGTAGGGGGAGTAGCGATCGCCCCCGACGGGAAACGAGCGGTCTCGGCATCCAGGGATTACACCCTGAAACTGTGGGATTTGGAGACGGGGAAAGAGTTAGCCACCTTTACCGGGGATGGTGCGATGTCTTCCTGTGCGGTTGCACCGGATGGGGTGACGGTGGCGGCGGGGGATGAGGCGGGGGTGGTGCATTTCCTGCGGTTGGAGGGGTTGAGGGGTTGA